A part of Acropora palmata chromosome 6, jaAcrPala1.3, whole genome shotgun sequence genomic DNA contains:
- the LOC141885058 gene encoding uncharacterized protein LOC141885058, producing MPETLKEISEGDPEIKKEVQIHFSSAQRLLDSMIQRYSSWYKLKRGVARLLQFIKSLQFRLRLPKNLTSLPDTWFPPKQLSVEDIKTAEIQLIKYVQRSSFPYIMAILKRETPARQQKSELKCSEPFGSIYKLRPWLDQSGILRVGGRLENAQINYEAKHQTLLPYNHHVSCLIIMAHHELVGHFGTEYVLASLRQKYWIVKGRAMVRKAIGRCLICRRYNVRRGQQLMADLPSDRLTPDNPPFTHVGIDFFGPLYVKRGRSILKHYGCLFTCLTMRATHIEVTESLDTDSFINALRRFISRRGCPRIIRSDNGTNLSAGEKEIRDAINTWNHQKIEKYLQQKDIQWKFNPPGASHMGGVWERVIRSVRKVIRYLTKEQLVSGEALRTLMTEIECILNGRPLTPSSDSPGDLEALTPNHLLLFRPNNTMPPGIFSKDDTYCRRRWRQIQYLSNVFWKRWLSEYLPTLQKRQKWTKPRRNFATGDLVLVVDEKVHRGQWPLDRIVQVHP from the coding sequence ATGCCTGAAACGTTGAAGGAAATCTCTGAAGGTGACCcggaaataaagaaagaagtCCAAATCCATTTCTCATCAGCCCAGCGGCTACTGGATTCAATGATCCAACGTTATTCCTCCTGGTATAAACTAAAAAGGGGTGTTGCAAGGCTCCTCCAATTTATCAAATCTCTTCAGTTTAGGCTCCGTTTACCGAAGAACCTTACTAGTTTGCCTGATACCTGGTTTCCGCCAAAGCAGCTCTCCGTAGAAGACATAAAGACAGCAGAAATTCAATTAATCAAATACGTGCAAAGATCATCATTTCCCTATATTATGGCCATACTTAAACGAGAGACCCCAGCAAGGCAACAGAAATCTGAGTTGAAATGTTCAGAGCCATTTGGTTCGATATACAAGTTGAGACCAtggttggaccaatcaggGATCCTCAGAGTTGGAGGCAGGCTTGAGAATGCTCAGATTAACTATGAAGCTAAGCATCAAACCCTGCTACCTTATAACCATCACGTATCCTGTCTGATCATTATGGCACATCATGAGCTCGTTGGACATTTTGGGACAGAGTATGTCCTTGCTAGCTTACGTCAGAAATACTGGATTGTTAAGGGCCGGGCTATGGTTCGTAAAGCGATTGGAAGATGTCTGATTTGCCGAAGGTATAACGTTCGTCGCGGACAGCAGTTAATGGCTGATCTGCCTAGTGATCGATTGACACCTGATAACCCACCGTTTACCCATGTCGGCATTGATTTCTTCGGACCTCTGTACGTGAAACGAGGAAGAAGCATCTTGAAGCACTATGGATGTCTTTTCACTTGCTTAACCATGCGAGCCACTCATATCGAAGTGACCGAGTCACTGGATACAGATTCATTCATTAACGCCTTACGCAGATTTATTAGCCGCAGAGGATGTCCAAGAATTATTAGAAGCGACAATGGGACCAATTTGTCTGCAGGAGAAAAGGAAATCCGAGACGCCATTAATACTTGGAATCATCAGAAGATCGAGAAGTATCTACAGCAAAAGGACATCCAATGGAAGTTTAATCCCCCAGGAGCTTCCCATATGGGAGGAGTTTGGGAGCGTGTGATCCGGTCTGTGCGAAAGGTGATAAGATATTTGACAAAAGAGCAACTGGTTTCGGGTGAAGCGCTCCGAACGCTGATGACAGAAATCGAATGTATCTTAAACGGTCGTCCTCTCACACCAAGCAGTGATAGTCCAGGAGATCTAGAAGCCTTGACACCTAATCATCTGCTTCTCTTCCGACCAAATAACACCATGCCACCAGGCATTTTCTCTAAAGATGACACGTATTGTAGACGCCGATGGAGACAGATCCAGTATTTATCGAACGTATTTTGGAAACGATGGCTATCAGAATACCTACCTACTCTTCAAAAGCGTCAAAAGTGGACTAAACCAAGGCGCAATTTTGCCACTGGAGATTTGGTTTTAGTCGTAGATGAAAAAGTGCATCGTGGTCAATGGCCATTGGACAGAATTGTTCAAGTACACCCATGA
- the LOC141885060 gene encoding uncharacterized protein LOC141885060 yields MKNFSENTKTIDDYIAKGYTRRVPDEQLDVIDKPLWYLPHHAVFHSRKPDKLRIVFDCAAKLRGTSLNDQLMHGPDRTNNLFGVLNRFRQEAIALVSDIEGMFHQVKVDPKDYDALRFLWWQDGDLTQQPVEYRMLLHLFGSTSSPSCASFCLRKTAWDNTGDFGHQVIDTVLKNFYVDDCLKTVSSKAVAVQLRIDLCHLLSRGGFRVTKWLCIDKDVLETIPKFERARSVLDLDLSNQNLPHERTLGVQWNMDSDTFTFKVEPKHKPFTRRGILSITNSVYDPLGLVSPVIVPAKKLLQDLCQQKIGWDDEIVLEELTLWRSWISGLPKLSQVAITRHLKPADFSEVRSCHLHHFADASQVPYGAVAYVRFVSANRQIHCSFLTAKSRLAHVKPMTIPRLELSAAVLAVRIDRALREELELTIDKSVFWSDSTSVLQ; encoded by the coding sequence ATGAAGAATTTTTCCGAAAATACAAAGACAATTGATGACTACATCGCTAAAGGTTACACACGCCGAGTACCGGACGAGCAACTTGACGTTATTGACAAACCTCTGTGGTACTTACCTCATCACGCAGTTTTCCATTCACGTAAACCCGATAAGTTAAGAATAGTCTTTGACTGCGCTGCTAAATTAAGGGGGACGTCCTTGAACGATCAGCTGATGCATGGCCCAGACCGCACGAACAACTTGTTTGGTGTTCTTAATAGATTTCGACAAGAGGCCATCGCTCTTGTTTCGGACATTGAAGGCATGTTCCATCAAGTAAAGGTTGACCCGAAGGATTATGATGCACTACGCTTTTTGTGGTGGCAAGATGGCGATTTGACACAGCAGCCAGTTGAATATAGAATGTTATTACACCTTTTTGGAAGCACGTCTTCGCCTAGCTGTGCAAGCTTTTGTCTACGGAAAACCGCTTGGGATAATACGGGTGATTTTGGACATCAAGTGATTGACACTGTACTCAAGAATTTCTACGTGGATGACTGTCTTAAAACGGTTTCTTCAAAGGCTGTTGCTGTGCAGTTAAGAATTGATCTTTGCCATCTGTTATCTCGAGGTGGATTTCGAGTAACCAAGTGGTTATGTATTGATAAAGATGTGCTGGAAACAATACCAAAGTTCGAAAGAGCGCGATCAGTGTTGGATTTGGACCTTTCAAACCAAAATCTTCCCCACGAAAGAACACTCGGAGTCCAGTGGAATATGGATTCAGATACGTTCACCTTCAAGGTAGAGCCAAAACACAAACCTTTTACTCGGCGTGGTATTCTATCAATAACAAATTCAGTTTACGATCCTCTTGGGCTTGTATCGCCTGTTATTGTTCCTGCAAAGAAACTTTTGCAAGACCTTTGCCAACAGAAGATAGGATGGGATGACGAAATCGTTTTGGAGGAGTTAACACTTTGGAGATCCTGGATTTCTGGTCTGCCTAAGTTATCCCAAGTAGCCATTACAAGACATCTTAAGCCCGCTGACTTCAGTGAAGTAAGATCATGTCATTTACATCACTTTGCCGATGCGTCTCAAGTTCCCTATGGAGCAGTCGCATATGTGAGATTCGTGAGTGCAAATCGTCAGATCCATTGCAGCTTTCTTACCGCTAAATCACGCCTAGCTCACGTGAAACCCATGACAATACCGAGACTGGAACTGTCAGCCGCTGTTCTCGCAGTAAGGATTGACCGCGCTCTTCGTGAAGAATTGGAGCTTACGATTGATAAGTCTGTGTTTTGGTCTGATTCTACTTCCGTACTGCAGTAA